The window CATGGCGAAGAAGGTGCCAGTCCGACCGGCGCCGGTCTGTACTTCGTCAGCGATCAGCAGAATGCCGTGCTGATCACAGAGGGCGCGCAGGCGCTTCATGAATTCCTTGGGCGCCACGTAGAAACCACCCTCGCCCTGTACTGGCTCGATGATGATTGCCGCGATGTCACGTGGTTCGGCGTCGTTCTTGAAAATACGCTCGATGCTGGCAATGGAGTCGTCGATGCTCACGCCGTGCAGTTCGTTCGGGTACAGCGCGCGGAAGATGCCGCCGGGCATCAGGCCCATGCCGGCCGAATACGGCACGACTTTACCGGTCAGGCCCAGGGTCATCATGGTGCGGCCGTGGTAGGCACCGGTGAAGGCAATTACACCGGCGCGACCCGTGGCGGCGCGAGCGATTTTTACCGCGTTCTCCACCGCTTCGGAACCGGTGGTCACCAGCAGGGTTTTCTTGGCGAAATCACCCGGCACCTTCGCGTTGATTTTTTCGCACAGTTCCACATACGGCTCGTAAGCCAGCACCTGGAAGCAAGTGTGGGTCAGCTTGTTCAGCTGTTCGGTCACGGCGGCGATGATTTTCGGATGTACGTGGCCGGTGTTCAGCACCGCGATACCGCCCGCGAAGTCGATGAATTCACGGCCTTCAACGTCGGTTACCGTGGCATTCTTCGCCGATTCGGCGAAGATCGGGTGAATCTGGCCAACACCGCGTGGTACAGCGGCTTCGCGGCGTTTCATCAGGGAAGCGTTGGTCTTGTTGCTCATTGAATATGTCCTCATTCGCCGCTCATCGGTCGGCGTGGGTCAAGGCGTACATGGACGGGAGGCAACTGCGACAGCATGCGATGATCGACTGTCACAGCGTTCCGGCCACAAGAAACAGAACGGGTGAAACGCGCAAAGGGACAGCGCTCTCGTGCCCTTTGCGCTTGCAGCAGAATCAGATACCGAGGCAGAGGTATTTGATTTCCAGGTAATCCTCGATGCCGTACTTGGAGCCTTCACGGCCCAGGCCCGAGGCCTTGATGCCGCCGAACGGCGCGACTTCGTTGGAGATCAACCCGGTGTTGACGCCAACCATGCCGTATTCCAGGGCTTCGGCCACGCGGAACACACGGCCCAGGTCGCGGGCATAGAAGTACGAGGCCAGGCCGAACTCGGTGTCGTTGGACATCGCGATCACTTCGGCTTCGTCTTTGAAGCGGAACAGCGGCGCCAACGGGCCGAAGGTCTCTTCCTTCGCCACGGCGGCACTCGAGGGTACGTTGGTCAGGATAGTCGGCTCGAAGAAGTTGCCTTCCATGGCCTTGCCGCCAGCCAGCACGGTCGCGCCTTTGCTGACCGCATCAGCGATGTGCTCTTGCACCTTGGCAACCGCTTTCTCGTCGATCAACGGACCGGTGGTGGTGCCATCTTCCAGACCATTGCCGATCTTGAGCTTGGCGACTGCCACTTTGAGTTTTTCAGCGAAGGCGTCGTACACCGAATCCTGGATGTACAGACGGTTGGCGCAGACGCAGGTCTGACCGTTGTTGCGGTATTTGGAAATGATTGCGCCTTCGACGGCCTTATCCAGGTCCGCGTCGTCGAACACGATGAACGGCGCGTTGCCGCCCAGTTCCAGGGAGACTTTCTTGATGTCCTTGGCACATTCGGCCATCAACTGACGACCGATTTCGGTCGAGCCGGTGAACGACAGCTTGCGCACGATCGGATTGCTGGTCAGCTCGCCGCCGATGTCGCCGGCACTGCCGGTGACCACGCTCAGCACGCCCTGCGGGATGCCGGCACGGTGAGCCAGTTCAACCAGCGCCAGCGCCGAGAACGGGGTTTGCGAAGCCGGCTTGATGACCATGGTGCAGCCCGCGGCCAGAGCCGGGCCGGCCTTGCGGGTGATCATCGCAGCCGGGAAATTCCATGGGGTAATGGCAGCAGTCACACCGATTGGCTGCTTGATCACGATCAGGCGCTTGTCGGGCTGGTGGCCAGGAATCACATCACCGTAGATGCGCTTGGCTTCTTCGGCGAACCATTCGATAAACGAGGCGGCGTAAACAATTTCGCCCTTGGCTTCGGCCAGCGGCTTGCCCTGTTCCAGGGTCATCAGGCGACCGAGGTCATCCTGGTTTTCGATCAGCAATTCGTACCAGCGGCGCAGCTTGTTGGCGCGCTCTTTGGCGGTGAGGGCGCGCCAGGCCGGCAACGCCTTGTCGGCGGCTTCAATCGCCCGCCGGGTTTCGGCAGCGCCCATCTTCGGCACCGTGCCCAGCACTTCACCCGTTGCCGGGTTGGTAACCTTGATCGTCTGACCATTGTCCGCGTCGACCCAAGCGCCATCGATAAAGGCTTGCTGGCGGAACAACTGGGTGTCTTTAAGCTGCATGTCGGCTTTCCTTAACAGCACCGCGCGCGCGCGGAGCGAATTAGATTTGTAGAAAGGCGCCTCAGGGGCTGCCGTCAGGGAAATCATCCACCGGGCTGAAGCACAGAAATAACGCACATAAGCACAGACGTGCGGTTCAGCACCCAGACAAGAGCGTTTGAAATCTCAAACGAATCCTAGGGCCGATGGGGGGGAAGGACAATAGGCTGTTCGAAAAAAAGAACAAAAAACCTGAATTTGCCTGCTTTTTCTGATCAGCGTAGCCCATACCCACCTATGCTTATGAAAACACCGGCAAATCAGCAGCATGGACGCCCGCATTGCATATGAGTATCATGGCGCCCGCGTCGCACCAGT is drawn from Pseudomonas rhizophila and contains these coding sequences:
- the gabT gene encoding 4-aminobutyrate--2-oxoglutarate transaminase, with product MSNKTNASLMKRREAAVPRGVGQIHPIFAESAKNATVTDVEGREFIDFAGGIAVLNTGHVHPKIIAAVTEQLNKLTHTCFQVLAYEPYVELCEKINAKVPGDFAKKTLLVTTGSEAVENAVKIARAATGRAGVIAFTGAYHGRTMMTLGLTGKVVPYSAGMGLMPGGIFRALYPNELHGVSIDDSIASIERIFKNDAEPRDIAAIIIEPVQGEGGFYVAPKEFMKRLRALCDQHGILLIADEVQTGAGRTGTFFAMEQMGVAADLTTFAKSIAGGFPLAGVCGKAEYMDAIAPGGLGGTYAGSPIACAAALAVMEVFEEEHLLDRCKAVGERLVTGLKAIQKKYPVIGEVRALGAMIAVELFENGDTHKPNAAAVAQVVAKARDKGLILLSCGTYGNVLRVLVPLTSPDEQLDKGLAIIEECFSEL
- the gabD gene encoding NADP-dependent succinate-semialdehyde dehydrogenase, whose translation is MQLKDTQLFRQQAFIDGAWVDADNGQTIKVTNPATGEVLGTVPKMGAAETRRAIEAADKALPAWRALTAKERANKLRRWYELLIENQDDLGRLMTLEQGKPLAEAKGEIVYAASFIEWFAEEAKRIYGDVIPGHQPDKRLIVIKQPIGVTAAITPWNFPAAMITRKAGPALAAGCTMVIKPASQTPFSALALVELAHRAGIPQGVLSVVTGSAGDIGGELTSNPIVRKLSFTGSTEIGRQLMAECAKDIKKVSLELGGNAPFIVFDDADLDKAVEGAIISKYRNNGQTCVCANRLYIQDSVYDAFAEKLKVAVAKLKIGNGLEDGTTTGPLIDEKAVAKVQEHIADAVSKGATVLAGGKAMEGNFFEPTILTNVPSSAAVAKEETFGPLAPLFRFKDEAEVIAMSNDTEFGLASYFYARDLGRVFRVAEALEYGMVGVNTGLISNEVAPFGGIKASGLGREGSKYGIEDYLEIKYLCLGI